One Hydrogenobaculum sp. 3684 genomic window, ATGGAAAATCCACCACCTTTGTCAGAAATTGCTGATACCACCAAGTATATAGAACTTATATACAAATAAGTGAAAAAAACTGATATACCTAAGATATTTAAGATTTTAAAAAAAGATTACGAAGAAAACCATGCACCGGTTGTTACCCTTATAGCCCACACCACAAAAGACCCTTTCAGGGTGCTTGTATGCGCTATTCTTTCCACCAGAACAAAAGATGAGACTACTGCAAAAGTTTGTGAGAGACTTTTTGTTAAGGTAAAATCTATAGAGGATTTGTACAACATCAAAGAAGAAGAGCTAAAGGAGCTTATATACGGCGTTGGATTTTACAACACAAAAGCAAAAAACCTAAAAGAGCTTGCCAAGATAATAGTACAATCATACGATTCAAAAATACCAAAAGAAAAAGAAAAACTCATGGAGCTTCCTGGTGTAGGTCTAAAAGTAGCTAACTTGGTGTTGGCAGAAGGATTTGGCATACCAGCCATCTGTGTAGATGTACATGTGCATCGTATTACCAACAGATGGTGCTTAGTAAAAACAAAAACCCCAGAACAAACAGAAGAGGCGCTAAAAAACATACTACCTAAAAAATATTGGATTGATATAAATAGATATTTGGTATCCTTTGGTCAGCGTATATGTAAACCCACAAAACCTCTTTGTGAAATATGTCCTATTGAGCGCTTTTGCGGAAAATGTATTGATAAAAAGAGCCGATCAAAACCACAAAAAGATTGATAGCCAAAGCTGGCAAACCTATAAATATAGGACCAAAAGAAGATGGCATTAGAACGTTTTGTATGATACCAAAATGATTTACTTTTTCAAGCTCGTAAATACCAAACACGATACCAGCTAAAAGCCCTATTGTAAGGCTTTCTTTGTTTAAATGCTTTACAAAAAGCCCTAAAAATATAGAAGGAAGCGTTTGAAGTATAACAATACCACCAATTAGCTGCAACGCTATTGCAAAAGTTGGAGGCACCAAAAACACAAAGAAAAGAGGGATTAGCTTAAACAAAAATGAAAACCATTTTGCAAGCTTCGTCTCGTTTGAAGGACTTGCGATGTTTAACTCTCTAAGTATATTTACCATAAGATTTGAGCTTGCTATAGCCATTATAGAAGCTGGCACAAGCCCACCTATAAATATTCCAAGTAAAGCTACACCGCTAAACCACTGGGGCATTGTGGAAACTATCAATGCTGGTACCACAAAAGAACCCCGTGCCGAGGCTGGTATATGGTTTAACATATCCATAGCTGGTTTAACTTCGTATATAAGTACACCAAAAAGCGCCAAAATAGCAAGCCCGATTCCATAAATAGGTAAAAAGGCTATAGATTTTTTCAAAACTTTCACATCGCTTGAGCTAAGACAACCCGTTATAGCGTGAGGATATAAGAATAACGCTAAGGCGCTCATAACAGATAAGCTTATATATGCGCTTATAAGTTTTGGATTCAACGTGGAGTATGCTTTTTTTATTTCAAAAGCATGATAAAAACCATGGTAATGCAAAGGTATATAAACGCTAAGCACTAAAACAGTCCCAAGTATGAGAAAATCCTTTAGCACCGCCGTAAGAGTAGCTCCTCTAAGCCCTGATTTATAAGTAAACCAAGATAGTATCAAAAACGCTAAACTAAGAGATATCTCGTTTACAAGATTTTGATTTATACCTTTAAACTGCATAAGAAGTGTAGATAACACTACCTTCATACCAACGATTTGAAGGGCTATATAAGGAAGCTCTGCGGTTATACCAACAAGTGCCACCATAATGGCTAAGCTTTTAGAGTTATATCTATCTTTTATAAAATCCACAGCCGTTATATGACACTTTTCTTTTGAAACTGCAAAAAACTTTGGCATAACCGCCAAAGCCACTCCGAATCCCATAGCCACATAAGGCACTGCAAAGAAAAATACAGGTCCTTTGGCAAATAATCCAGAAGGTACCGCTATAAAAGTATAAGCTGTAAAAAGATCAGCCCCTATCAAAAACCAAAGTAGCCAAGCACCAAATCTCTGCCCCCCAAGAGCCCATTCGTGCAACAGATCGAGATTTCCAGCCCTAAAGTCTTTACCCTTTAAACCAAGGTAAGAAAACACGATAAAAAGTGCCAAAAACACTATCAGACTAACCATCGTCTTTTCCCAAAAACACCGCCAAAGCGTAAAAAATAGATGTTATTATAAGCATAAATATCTGAAACCAATAAAAAAATGGCATCCCTAAAAACTCTGGGCTTTTATGGTTATATAAAAATATAAGCATATAAATCAAAGCTGGAATACCAAGAAATATATAATACATAATAAATATTATAAACAAATTTTTTATGCTTTTAGAAAAAAATCTGATAAAATATATCTATGATTACTATTGAAGATTTTACAATTAAAGATTTTAAAAGCTCAAAAATCTTAGAGAAGATTTTAAACAGAGCTAAGGTGTTTGAACAGCAGTATCTAGATAAGGTAAGAGAGATAATAGAAAACGTTATAAAATACAAAGATGAGGCTTTATATAAATACGCCCTTGAGTTTGATAACATTGACCTTAGAAAAGAAGGCATAGAGATACCAAAAGAAGCCATAGAAAACGCTTACAAAGAGTTGGATGAGAACACCAAAAAGGCTCTTCAATTTTCTTATGAAAGGGTGTATAAATTCCATGAAAATCAAAAAGAGAAATCTTTCATAACAGAAGAAGAAGGTATAATGTTGGGGCAAAGGGTATTACCAGTAGAAAGTGCAGGTCTTTATGTACCAGGAGGCAAAGCCGCCTATCCATCTTCTGTTATTATGAACGCAGTGCCTGCAAAAGTAGCTGGTGTTTCTAATATTTATATGGTATGTCCAAAACCCACAAAAGAAGTTTTAGCCGCTGCTTATATATGTGGCATAGATAGAGTATTTAGAATAGGTGGAGCTCAAAGTATAGCAGCATTAGCTTATGGCACTGAGACAATACCAGCTGTAGAAAAGATAGTCGGCCCTGGTAATATATACGTTGCCACTGCAAAAAGATTGGTGTATGGCATAGTGGGCATAGATATGATAGCTGGTCCTTCGGAAGTGCTTATTATAGCCGATGCTTCTGCAGATCCAAGCTTTGTTGCCATGGATATGCTATCCCAAGCTGAACATGATGAACTAGCTAGTGCTATTTTGATAACAAACTGTGAAGATTTGGCTTACTCAGTGGCCAAAGAGATTGATGTTTTCTTATCACAGTTAGAAAGAAAAGATATAGCCTCAAAATCTATAGAAAACTACGGAGCTATATTTATAGTAAAAAACTTAGAAAAAGCCTGTGAACTATCCAATATGATAGCCCCAGAGCATCTTGAAATAAATACAGAAAACCCTTTTGAGCTTTTAGGATTTATAAAAAATGCCGGTGCTATATTCTTAGGAGAGTATACGGTGGAAGCTTTGGGAGATTATTGTCTTGGTCCAAACCATACGCTACCTACTGGAAGAAGTGCAAGGTTTTCATCGGCTTTAGGTGTTTATGATTTTGTAAAACGCTCTTCGGTGCTTTACGTGTCAAAAAAAGGCTTTGACAAAGTAAAACACCATGCCCACAACCTTGCAAAAGCCGAAGGTCTTCACGCTCATGCATCCTCTATAGAATTAAGAGGTTTATGAAAAAAATACTTTTTCTTGTTTGTTTTGGGTTTTTAATATACTCTTGTGCTCCTGTTACAAAGTGCAAGCCCTATAAATATCAAAATGTTTCTATCCCGCAAGATTTTACCACTGAAGGTTACGCTTCTTACGGCATTTTAAAATATCCTTTTTCTTTGGTAAAAGCCAAAGACAACTATACGTTGGAAACGTTTATCGGCAATTTAAACTTTAAAAAAGACCTTTGTTTTGGATCTGGTTGCATCAATCTGCCTATTGATCTATCAAAGCTTTTTTACGGTGATGTGATAACCAAAGACGATAAAGTGCTTTGCAAAGACGGTTATACGATATATGAAAGTGAAAACGGAGTCTATAAAAAAATGGTTTACGTAAAAGATGGAAAACTTTACAAAATGGATATACTTGATAACGCTCACAACAAAGAATTTAGTGTATATTTTAAAGATAGATCTAAAGCTGGTTATTATAAAAACTTAGAGATAAAAGCTGATAATCTTGATTTGAATATAAATATAAAGGATTTAAAGAGCGTATGAATATACTAGATGGTAAAAGCTTAGCAAAGAAGATAAAGCACAACATAAAACAAGAGGTCAAACATCTTGAGAGAAAACCAAAGCTTGTAGTGGTGCTTGTGGGAGATGACCAAGCTAGTTTGGTGTATGTAAAAAACAAAGTCCAAGCTTGTGCAGATGTTGGTTTTAGCTCCCAACTTGATATGTTTGAAAAAGATGTAGAAGAAGATGTGCTTTTAAATCATATTAAAAGCCTAAATGAGCAAGAAGATGTAGATGGTATATTGGTACAACTTCCATTGCCGTCACATATATCAATGCAAAAAGTAATAGACACCATAGACCCATCAAAGGATGTAGACGGCTTTCATCCTCAAAATATGGGCAAGCTTTTTTCTGGGGATTTGGAAAACGCTTTTATCCCTTGTACACCTCTTGGTATTAAGCTTTTATTGGATGAATACAATATAGACCTAAAAGGTAAAAACGTGTGTATAGTAGGAGCTGGTTTTATAGTGGGTAAACCTCTTTCTATGCTTGTGCTAAATTACGATGCCACAGTAAGCGTATGCCACAAATACACAAAAGATATTGTAGAATACACAAAAACTGCCGATATACTTATATCGGCTACTGGAGTACCATTTTTGATAAAAGACTACATGGTAAAGGAGGGTGCAGTGGTGATAGATGTTGGTATTTCAAAAGTAAACGGGAAAATCGTTGGAGATGTAGATTTTGAAAGTGTATCCCAAAAGGCCTCTTTTATAACCCCTGTTCCTGGTGGTGTAGGGCCTATGACAGTAGCAACACTTCTTCTTAATACATTAAAAGCTTATAAACAACGCATATGAATGACAAATTCTTTATAGACAAAACAAAAGAGATTTTAAAAACTTATAACCTTTCTCCAGACAAACATCCACCTAAACTTTCCAAAGAAGAAGCCATAAAAATAATAGACACGTTAAGAGAACTCATAAATTATCATGATTATAGATATTATGTGTTAAATCAACCCGTTATATCAGATGCCGAGTACGATGCTATTTATAAATTTCTTAAAAGCATAGAAGACACTTATCCTGATCTCATAACTCCAGATTCACCTACTCAAAGAGTATCTTCCGATATATCAAGCACATTTCCTCAAGTAAAGCACTTAGCTCCGATGCTTTCTTTGGACAACACTTACAACGAAGATGACTTGAGAGATTTTGATAGAAGAGTAAAAGAATTAAGCGGAAAAGAACATATAGAATACTGTGTTGAACCAAAATACGACGGAGCTGGTATATCGCTTTTATACGAAAACGATATATTTGTAAGAGGAGCCACCAGAGGAGACGGGGAAGTGGGTGAGGAGATTACCAAAAACCTAAAAACTATCAAGACAATCCCTCTAAGGGCAAATTTTTCAAAACAAGGTATTAGGCTTTTAGAAATAAGAGGAGAAGTCATAATAAACAAAGATGACTTTAAAAAAATAAACGAAGAGAGGATGGCAGAAAACTTACCCCCTTACGCAAATCCAAGAAACTTAGCGGCTGGCTCTATAAGACTTCAAGACCCCCAAGAAGTAGCCAAAAGACCTCTAACAGCCCTTGTCTACCAAATAACATACGTAGAACCTGCAAACGCTATGCCAAAAACTCACTACGAAGCTATAAAAATGCTTCATGATCTTGGTTTTAAAACGCCTTTTTTAGACATGAAACTTTGTAAAAATATCCAAGAGGTCATAGATTACTGTAAATACTTTGAATCAAAAAGAGAATCACTACCTTATGAAATAGATGGAATGGTGATAAAAGTAAACGATATATCACTTTATGATGAGCTTGGATTTACATCGCATGCTCCAAGATGGGCCACTGCTTTTAAATTTAAAGCAAAACAAGCCACTACCGTGATATTAGATGTGATATTTAGCGTTGGAAGAGTAGGCAATATAACACCAGTGGCAAAATTAGAACCAGTATCTTTGGGCGGGGTTACCATATCAAGCGTTTCTTTATTCAACGAAGATTTTATAAGAGAAAAAGATATACACATAAAAGATACGGTTATCATAGAAAGGGCTGGTGAGGTGATACCTTATGTGGTTAGCGTGGTAAAAGAAGCAAGGCCCAAAGATGCCAAGCCAATCGTTTTTCCAGAGTACTGCCCATCTTGTGGTTCTAAGCTTGTAAAAGCCCCCGGCGAAGTGGCTTGGAGGTGTATAAATATATCCTGCCCAGCTCAAGTGGTGTTAAGAATAAGGCATTTTGCATCAAAAGATGCAATGGATATAAAAGGTTTAGGGGAAGCTGTGGCTCAGCTTTTATACGATGCTAAACTTGTGAAAAACATAGCCGATATCTACTACCTTAAATTTTCAGATTTGGTAAGGCTTCCAAGGTTTGCCAAAAAATCAGCTCAGAATCTTATAGATGCCATAGAAGCTTCAAAAAGAAGAGGCCTAGCAAGGGTGTTATATGGTCTTGGCATAAGATACGTAGGGCTTACCACTGCAAAAAAACTTGCTTCATATTACAAGGATATATGGAGTATAGCAAAAGCCAAAGAAGAAGACTTAAGAAATATAGAAGATATAGGGGATATAGTTGCAAGAAGTATAAAAGAGTTTTTTAGTTTGGAGCAAAATATAAATACGATAAAAAGGTTAGAAGAAGCTGGTGTACTTTTAAAAGAAGTATCTGAAGCCGTATCTAACAAGCTTGCCGGTTTGCAATTTGTTTTTACAGGTACACTTTCTTGTTGTACCAGAGAAATAGCCAAGCAAATGGTAGAATCCCTTGGGGCCACCACATCAGACAGTGTAACTCATCATACGTCTTATCTTGTGGTAGGACAAGATCCAGGTGCTACCAAACTAAGAAAAGCAAACATGCTAGGTATCAAAACTATAAGCGAAGAGGAGTTTTTAAAGCTTTTAGAAGATAACAAGTAAAAGAAGCTATTTCTTTAGATATTTTAGCCCTAGAAGAAAACTAGGGCTACTAAGAAAACAATTTAAAGATTTAGTTTAAGGTTTTACGTACATATATCCTTCTTTTTGAAACTTATACATATCTATCAAAGCACCTTTGACAGGTTTGACAAAATTTCCCATCATAGCTTTCGTGATGTGGAATTTATG contains:
- the nth gene encoding endonuclease III, with protein sequence MKKTDIPKIFKILKKDYEENHAPVVTLIAHTTKDPFRVLVCAILSTRTKDETTAKVCERLFVKVKSIEDLYNIKEEELKELIYGVGFYNTKAKNLKELAKIIVQSYDSKIPKEKEKLMELPGVGLKVANLVLAEGFGIPAICVDVHVHRITNRWCLVKTKTPEQTEEALKNILPKKYWIDINRYLVSFGQRICKPTKPLCEICPIERFCGKCIDKKSRSKPQKD
- a CDS encoding Na+/solute symporter, whose translation is MVSLIVFLALFIVFSYLGLKGKDFRAGNLDLLHEWALGGQRFGAWLLWFLIGADLFTAYTFIAVPSGLFAKGPVFFFAVPYVAMGFGVALAVMPKFFAVSKEKCHITAVDFIKDRYNSKSLAIMVALVGITAELPYIALQIVGMKVVLSTLLMQFKGINQNLVNEISLSLAFLILSWFTYKSGLRGATLTAVLKDFLILGTVLVLSVYIPLHYHGFYHAFEIKKAYSTLNPKLISAYISLSVMSALALFLYPHAITGCLSSSDVKVLKKSIAFLPIYGIGLAILALFGVLIYEVKPAMDMLNHIPASARGSFVVPALIVSTMPQWFSGVALLGIFIGGLVPASIMAIASSNLMVNILRELNIASPSNETKLAKWFSFLFKLIPLFFVFLVPPTFAIALQLIGGIVILQTLPSIFLGLFVKHLNKESLTIGLLAGIVFGIYELEKVNHFGIIQNVLMPSSFGPIFIGLPALAINLFVVLIGSFYQYIFRKSAQ
- a CDS encoding DUF3311 domain-containing protein, with amino-acid sequence MYYIFLGIPALIYMLIFLYNHKSPEFLGMPFFYWFQIFMLIITSIFYALAVFLGKDDG
- the hisD gene encoding histidinol dehydrogenase — encoded protein: MITIEDFTIKDFKSSKILEKILNRAKVFEQQYLDKVREIIENVIKYKDEALYKYALEFDNIDLRKEGIEIPKEAIENAYKELDENTKKALQFSYERVYKFHENQKEKSFITEEEGIMLGQRVLPVESAGLYVPGGKAAYPSSVIMNAVPAKVAGVSNIYMVCPKPTKEVLAAAYICGIDRVFRIGGAQSIAALAYGTETIPAVEKIVGPGNIYVATAKRLVYGIVGIDMIAGPSEVLIIADASADPSFVAMDMLSQAEHDELASAILITNCEDLAYSVAKEIDVFLSQLERKDIASKSIENYGAIFIVKNLEKACELSNMIAPEHLEINTENPFELLGFIKNAGAIFLGEYTVEALGDYCLGPNHTLPTGRSARFSSALGVYDFVKRSSVLYVSKKGFDKVKHHAHNLAKAEGLHAHASSIELRGL
- a CDS encoding bifunctional 5,10-methylenetetrahydrofolate dehydrogenase/5,10-methenyltetrahydrofolate cyclohydrolase is translated as MNILDGKSLAKKIKHNIKQEVKHLERKPKLVVVLVGDDQASLVYVKNKVQACADVGFSSQLDMFEKDVEEDVLLNHIKSLNEQEDVDGILVQLPLPSHISMQKVIDTIDPSKDVDGFHPQNMGKLFSGDLENAFIPCTPLGIKLLLDEYNIDLKGKNVCIVGAGFIVGKPLSMLVLNYDATVSVCHKYTKDIVEYTKTADILISATGVPFLIKDYMVKEGAVVIDVGISKVNGKIVGDVDFESVSQKASFITPVPGGVGPMTVATLLLNTLKAYKQRI
- the ligA gene encoding NAD-dependent DNA ligase LigA codes for the protein MNDKFFIDKTKEILKTYNLSPDKHPPKLSKEEAIKIIDTLRELINYHDYRYYVLNQPVISDAEYDAIYKFLKSIEDTYPDLITPDSPTQRVSSDISSTFPQVKHLAPMLSLDNTYNEDDLRDFDRRVKELSGKEHIEYCVEPKYDGAGISLLYENDIFVRGATRGDGEVGEEITKNLKTIKTIPLRANFSKQGIRLLEIRGEVIINKDDFKKINEERMAENLPPYANPRNLAAGSIRLQDPQEVAKRPLTALVYQITYVEPANAMPKTHYEAIKMLHDLGFKTPFLDMKLCKNIQEVIDYCKYFESKRESLPYEIDGMVIKVNDISLYDELGFTSHAPRWATAFKFKAKQATTVILDVIFSVGRVGNITPVAKLEPVSLGGVTISSVSLFNEDFIREKDIHIKDTVIIERAGEVIPYVVSVVKEARPKDAKPIVFPEYCPSCGSKLVKAPGEVAWRCINISCPAQVVLRIRHFASKDAMDIKGLGEAVAQLLYDAKLVKNIADIYYLKFSDLVRLPRFAKKSAQNLIDAIEASKRRGLARVLYGLGIRYVGLTTAKKLASYYKDIWSIAKAKEEDLRNIEDIGDIVARSIKEFFSLEQNINTIKRLEEAGVLLKEVSEAVSNKLAGLQFVFTGTLSCCTREIAKQMVESLGATTSDSVTHHTSYLVVGQDPGATKLRKANMLGIKTISEEEFLKLLEDNK